The Campylobacterota bacterium genome window below encodes:
- a CDS encoding DUF448 domain-containing protein translates to MAQKLHQPVRMCVVCRERFAQSALLRLQCREGSLEPYGGEGRSFYLCPSCTHHKKTPGQLARQCKHGGTEMLMNRLKEIIVNDG, encoded by the coding sequence ATGGCGCAAAAGTTACATCAGCCCGTACGTATGTGCGTAGTGTGCCGCGAACGTTTCGCGCAGTCGGCTCTCTTGCGTCTACAATGCCGGGAAGGTTCGCTCGAACCCTACGGCGGTGAAGGGAGAAGTTTTTACCTCTGCCCTTCGTGCACCCACCATAAAAAAACTCCGGGCCAGCTGGCCCGCCAGTGCAAACACGGCGGAACGGAGATGCTAATGAATCGGTTAAAGGAGATCATCGTTAATGATGGATAA
- the thrB gene encoding homoserine kinase, with the protein MFVSVPATSANLGPGFDSLGLAVDLRNQVELVPSRFFAVSIKGEGENNPRLKGNNLFVSIFNEHYRRLTQKRQNFKFTFYNQIPMSRGLGSSSAVIVSAISCAHEAAGVKVSKRRILNHALVYESHPDNITPAVMGGFNAAMVEKQKVFSQQKHLPDYLKAVVVIPNKPISTAKSRTTLPRSYSKENAVFNLSHTAVTVGAFFNEDWEMLRLATQDRFHQKVRMKMLPELFAVQKMAYDNGALMSTLSGSGSTFFNMVYDQDAESLAQKFKAEFTDFEVKILSFDNDGLIVER; encoded by the coding sequence TTGTTCGTCAGCGTACCTGCCACCAGTGCCAACCTTGGACCCGGATTCGATTCGCTGGGACTTGCCGTCGATCTGCGTAACCAGGTCGAACTCGTCCCTTCCCGCTTTTTCGCCGTTTCGATCAAAGGGGAAGGGGAGAACAACCCCCGTCTCAAAGGGAACAATCTGTTCGTGAGCATTTTTAACGAACACTACCGCCGTCTTACCCAGAAACGGCAGAATTTCAAATTCACGTTTTACAACCAGATTCCGATGTCGCGCGGGCTGGGTAGCTCTTCGGCCGTGATCGTCAGCGCGATCAGCTGCGCCCACGAGGCGGCCGGAGTGAAAGTCTCCAAACGCCGCATCCTCAACCACGCCCTTGTGTACGAAAGCCATCCCGACAACATCACTCCCGCCGTGATGGGGGGCTTCAATGCGGCGATGGTCGAAAAACAGAAAGTCTTTTCGCAGCAAAAACATCTCCCCGACTATCTCAAAGCGGTCGTCGTCATCCCCAACAAACCGATCTCGACGGCCAAGTCCCGTACCACGCTGCCCCGTTCGTACAGCAAGGAAAACGCCGTTTTCAACCTCTCCCATACGGCCGTGACGGTGGGGGCGTTTTTCAACGAGGACTGGGAAATGCTCCGTCTTGCGACCCAGGACCGGTTTCATCAGAAAGTACGGATGAAGATGCTCCCCGAGCTGTTCGCGGTACAGAAGATGGCGTACGACAACGGGGCGCTGATGTCGACCCTTTCGGGGAGCGGTTCGACCTTTTTCAATATGGTCTACGATCAGGACGCAGAATCCCTGGCCCAGAAATTCAAAGCCGAATTTACCGATTTTGAGGTGAAAATTCTCAGCTTTGACAACGACGGACTGATCGTCGAGCGTTAA
- the lpxC gene encoding UDP-3-O-acyl-N-acetylglucosamine deacetylase, with protein MMQTTIGKSVELVGIGLHKGSPVRLRLEPLAPNSGIVFYRSDAGVTIPLEPSNVVDTKMATVIGREGVTISTIEHMLSAIYAYGIDNLRIIVDADEVPVMDGSSVSYCMLLDEAGVVQQDIPKKILRIKKEVSVQEGDKYVKLIPSNDMNYDFTIKFSHPVIDRQSYVLKFTKENYKNEIARARTFGFVHEVQYLRSVGLALGGSLENAVVLDDKKVLNPEGLRFGDEFVRHKILDAIGDMSLIGMNFIGNYEAFAGSHDLNHKLTLALLKDPANYEIVELSSVESKELAKAYA; from the coding sequence ATGATGCAAACTACGATAGGAAAAAGTGTCGAACTGGTCGGGATCGGTTTGCACAAAGGCTCCCCGGTACGGCTGCGACTGGAGCCGCTGGCCCCAAACAGCGGTATCGTTTTTTACCGCAGCGACGCGGGGGTCACGATTCCCCTGGAACCTTCCAACGTCGTCGATACGAAAATGGCGACCGTCATCGGGCGCGAAGGGGTGACGATTTCGACGATCGAGCACATGCTCTCGGCGATCTACGCCTACGGGATCGACAACCTCCGCATCATCGTCGATGCGGACGAAGTCCCCGTGATGGACGGCTCTTCGGTCAGCTACTGCATGCTGCTCGATGAGGCCGGTGTCGTACAGCAGGACATCCCCAAGAAGATCCTGCGTATCAAAAAAGAGGTGAGTGTTCAGGAAGGGGATAAGTACGTCAAGCTGATCCCCTCGAACGACATGAATTACGATTTTACGATCAAATTTTCCCATCCTGTCATCGACCGTCAGAGCTACGTGCTGAAATTCACCAAAGAGAATTACAAAAACGAGATCGCGCGGGCCCGGACATTCGGCTTCGTTCACGAGGTGCAGTACCTCCGCTCGGTCGGTCTGGCGCTGGGGGGAAGTTTGGAGAACGCCGTCGTTCTCGACGACAAAAAAGTGCTCAACCCCGAAGGGCTCCGCTTCGGGGACGAATTCGTCCGTCACAAGATCCTCGACGCGATCGGCGACATGTCGCTGATCGGGATGAATTTTATCGGGAACTACGAAGCGTTTGCGGGGAGCCACGATCTCAACCACAAACTCACCCTGGCGCTGCTCAAAGATCCTGCCAACTACGAGATCGTCGAACTCTCGTCGGTCGAATCGAAAGAGCTGGCCAAAGCGTATGCATGA
- a CDS encoding M23 family metallopeptidase gives MRRGRRNSGFLGWVIAAAVIGAIGFMAFSPMFEREDPKITVSHEGYWNFKEPMHVTVEDASGLKSFKATISTPHEEWVVTEENTPAAESKRTFEILPPKGVRRVEAQSVTLTIEATDRSLWGLFMGNTLKEERTLVIDQRRPVLSIVAHSYKIQKGGSAIVIFKATDPHMESLKIQTNYGKTFIAQPFMKEGYYASLLAWPVQQSTFSATVVARDRAGNETKSSVPLRLKDHVYRVSNIELSDAFLDGKIAELANEYEETAGVDDRLEQFKIINETVRANNEKIIHRVTSKVSNAMITDFSPQPFYPMPNGQKVADFGDHRIYSYKEKKNFSQAYHMGLDLASVQMGQINASNGGNVVFSQMNGIYGNLPIIDHGFGLYTLYGHCSDVHIQEGDIAKAGQEIAKSGLSGYAMGDHLHFGILVQGIEVRPEEWMDAKWIYDNITSVIENAKLIINQQ, from the coding sequence GTGAGAAGAGGCCGAAGAAATTCTGGATTTTTGGGATGGGTGATTGCCGCCGCAGTAATCGGGGCGATCGGATTCATGGCGTTTTCACCGATGTTTGAACGCGAGGATCCGAAAATCACCGTCAGCCATGAGGGCTACTGGAATTTCAAAGAGCCGATGCACGTGACCGTAGAGGACGCCAGCGGACTCAAATCGTTCAAAGCGACGATCTCCACGCCGCACGAAGAGTGGGTCGTGACCGAGGAGAATACGCCGGCCGCCGAATCGAAAAGAACGTTTGAAATTCTTCCGCCAAAAGGGGTCCGCCGGGTCGAGGCACAGTCGGTTACCCTGACGATCGAAGCGACTGACCGAAGCCTCTGGGGCCTTTTTATGGGTAATACGCTCAAAGAAGAGCGGACCCTCGTCATCGATCAGCGCCGCCCGGTCCTCTCCATCGTCGCGCACTCCTACAAGATCCAAAAAGGGGGATCGGCGATCGTCATTTTCAAGGCGACCGATCCGCACATGGAAAGCCTGAAGATCCAGACCAACTACGGCAAGACGTTTATCGCCCAGCCTTTCATGAAAGAGGGGTATTACGCCTCCCTGCTGGCGTGGCCGGTCCAGCAAAGCACGTTCAGCGCAACCGTCGTCGCCCGCGACCGTGCCGGAAACGAAACGAAAAGCTCCGTCCCCCTGCGGCTGAAAGATCACGTCTACCGCGTTTCGAACATCGAGCTCAGCGACGCTTTCCTTGACGGTAAAATCGCCGAACTGGCGAACGAATACGAAGAGACCGCCGGGGTGGACGATCGGCTCGAGCAGTTCAAGATCATCAACGAAACGGTCCGGGCGAACAACGAAAAAATCATCCACCGGGTTACGTCGAAAGTGTCGAACGCGATGATTACCGATTTCAGCCCGCAGCCGTTTTATCCGATGCCAAACGGGCAGAAAGTCGCCGATTTCGGGGACCACCGCATCTACAGCTACAAAGAGAAAAAGAATTTCTCCCAGGCGTACCACATGGGGCTCGATCTTGCGAGCGTGCAGATGGGGCAGATTAACGCGTCCAACGGGGGTAACGTCGTCTTCTCGCAGATGAACGGGATTTACGGGAACCTGCCCATCATCGACCACGGATTCGGCCTTTACACCCTCTACGGCCACTGTTCGGACGTCCACATCCAGGAAGGCGACATCGCCAAAGCGGGGCAGGAGATCGCCAAATCGGGTCTCAGCGGTTACGCAATGGGGGACCACCTCCATTTCGGAATCCTCGTCCAGGGGATCGAAGTACGTCCCGAAGAGTGGATGGACGCGAAGTGGATCTACGACAACATCACCAGCGTCATCGAAAACGCGAAGCTCATCATCAACCAGCAGTAA
- a CDS encoding DHH family phosphoesterase, whose amino-acid sequence MAHELIESSRHIVLIAHKNPDADSLGSASAFYSYLLRLNKKITLFCASAEIDPKLAFLPWFEKVTDRFPEDADCMISFDCGSYGRLGIERELPLINFDHHRSNDFFGTHNFLDTDAISTTQTVYDFFVANGLKINGKMALSLYAGLVDDSKCFRSPGCDARTFEMAHRLIGLGADHALCVEWLYGRNSLASLRSKGKMLKAMRLYLDGALAVFGVDAALLADTGATVAECKPVLDEALGMRHVRASLMHVERPGGGIKLSLRTTGGIDAARIMENFGGGGHKHRAGAKVEHDDVHALVKEITMMIQKEMQ is encoded by the coding sequence ATGGCGCACGAACTGATCGAGTCTTCGCGACACATCGTTCTCATCGCCCACAAAAACCCCGATGCCGATTCGCTCGGGTCGGCGAGCGCGTTTTATTCCTACCTGCTGCGCCTGAACAAAAAAATCACCCTTTTTTGCGCTTCGGCCGAGATTGACCCTAAGCTGGCGTTTCTGCCGTGGTTTGAGAAAGTGACCGACCGTTTCCCCGAAGATGCGGACTGCATGATCAGCTTCGACTGCGGAAGCTACGGGCGTCTGGGGATAGAGCGGGAATTGCCGCTGATCAACTTCGACCACCATCGCAGCAACGATTTTTTCGGGACCCACAATTTTCTGGATACCGATGCGATCAGTACCACCCAGACCGTTTACGATTTTTTTGTTGCCAACGGGTTAAAAATCAATGGTAAAATGGCGCTTTCGCTTTATGCGGGTCTTGTGGACGATTCGAAATGTTTCCGATCGCCCGGATGCGACGCCAGGACCTTCGAGATGGCCCACCGTCTCATCGGGCTGGGTGCCGACCACGCGTTATGCGTCGAATGGCTTTACGGGCGCAATTCGCTCGCGTCGCTCCGCTCAAAAGGGAAGATGCTCAAAGCGATGCGCCTTTACCTCGACGGTGCGCTTGCGGTTTTCGGTGTGGATGCGGCACTTTTGGCCGATACGGGAGCCACGGTCGCGGAGTGCAAACCGGTGCTCGACGAAGCGCTGGGGATGCGGCATGTCCGCGCCTCGCTGATGCACGTCGAACGCCCGGGGGGCGGCATCAAGCTTTCGCTGCGGACGACGGGCGGAATCGATGCCGCGAGGATTATGGAAAATTTCGGCGGCGGCGGGCATAAACACCGGGCCGGAGCGAAGGTTGAACACGACGACGTCCACGCGCTCGTCAAAGAGATAACGATGATGATACAAAAGGAGATGCAGTGA
- a CDS encoding DUF302 domain-containing protein codes for MFKKYLFAVALSAAALFGGDFHLFDVPNAEGKITPAVIEKGLENAGFVISANTEMNGPFKIQFQQSDFSVFNLLTAYHKNHAATLVKAHPDAGIFVPMGFGIYQRNGDKNLHVSVLTADAMKKIAGFDAPEFALIEKEVLSALKKALPNAKVRASENSLPASGPLLSRYVKASSAESWTSDKEATEMMIEDGLKPAGFVMSNFTDYNFALGEESPFHFYDTYSICKLKVIYTVAKTRPEAAAFAPCTLMVYKKKDADEIVMGFPGVYNWMSSARVEDAEAKAALMQAQKDFEAVLESAAE; via the coding sequence ATGTTTAAAAAATATCTGTTTGCCGTGGCGCTGAGCGCCGCAGCCTTGTTCGGTGGGGATTTCCACCTTTTCGACGTACCCAACGCGGAGGGGAAAATCACCCCTGCGGTGATCGAAAAAGGGCTCGAGAACGCCGGTTTCGTCATTTCGGCCAACACCGAGATGAACGGCCCGTTCAAAATCCAGTTCCAGCAGAGCGATTTTTCGGTGTTCAATCTGCTGACGGCCTACCACAAAAATCATGCCGCGACGCTGGTTAAAGCCCATCCCGACGCCGGGATTTTCGTTCCGATGGGATTTGGGATTTACCAGCGCAACGGGGACAAAAACCTCCACGTATCGGTGTTGACCGCGGATGCGATGAAAAAGATCGCCGGGTTCGACGCTCCCGAATTCGCCCTGATCGAAAAAGAGGTCCTCTCCGCGCTTAAAAAAGCGCTCCCGAACGCCAAAGTACGCGCAAGCGAGAATTCGCTCCCCGCTTCGGGGCCGTTGCTCAGCCGTTACGTCAAAGCGAGCAGCGCCGAGAGCTGGACGAGCGACAAGGAAGCGACCGAAATGATGATCGAAGACGGCCTCAAACCCGCGGGATTCGTCATGTCGAACTTCACCGACTACAACTTCGCCCTGGGTGAAGAGAGCCCGTTCCATTTTTACGACACCTATTCGATCTGCAAGCTAAAAGTGATCTACACCGTCGCCAAAACGCGTCCCGAAGCGGCCGCCTTCGCTCCGTGTACCCTGATGGTGTACAAGAAAAAAGACGCCGACGAGATCGTGATGGGATTCCCCGGCGTTTACAACTGGATGAGCAGCGCGCGTGTCGAAGACGCCGAAGCCAAAGCGGCACTCATGCAGGCGCAGAAAGATTTCGAAGCGGTTCTTGAGAGCGCTGCGGAATAA
- a CDS encoding DsrE family protein, which yields MKTVLLWGVICCTLAFGDVRFAQPEPSIDKPREVVMGISHGDDESIHHALSTANNVLKFYGPEKIHLRVVAYYHGIRTLLKSEKEIAVRVRALQQYGVEFVACGNTMETKKIRASALIEDVEIVSAGIAEVIERATEGAFYIQP from the coding sequence ATGAAAACGGTGCTGCTTTGGGGGGTGATTTGCTGTACGCTGGCGTTCGGCGACGTCCGTTTCGCTCAGCCGGAACCTTCCATCGACAAACCGCGCGAAGTGGTCATGGGGATCAGTCATGGGGATGATGAATCGATCCATCATGCCCTCAGCACGGCCAACAACGTCCTCAAATTCTACGGCCCCGAAAAAATACACCTGCGGGTGGTCGCCTATTACCACGGCATCCGCACGCTTCTCAAGAGCGAAAAAGAGATCGCCGTGCGGGTACGTGCGCTGCAGCAGTACGGCGTCGAATTCGTCGCCTGCGGCAATACGATGGAGACAAAAAAAATTCGCGCATCGGCCCTCATCGAGGATGTCGAAATCGTTTCGGCCGGGATCGCCGAAGTGATCGAGCGCGCAACCGAAGGCGCCTTTTACATTCAACCCTAA
- a CDS encoding MBL fold metallo-hydrolase: MKALLGTLLLAVTSLSAYDYALKPVRVTSDVHCFFGKPEIMDKTNNGNIVNSCYIDAGEGYVVVDTGPSYAYARSAYNAMQKIKPLPVKLVINTHIHDDHWLGNNFFTEQGVRVLGSDDFKVNADMSEPTRMQTYISPEAYAKTKPTMPTEMINADTTLKVGNQTVELKIAKRKAHTAKDMVVFLPKSKVLIAADLVFNDRLPSVRGGDINGWLEALEDLEKLGAVHVIGGHGNRTDKEAAAMTRDYFTQMRNEIRAAIGEGLGIDETVKKVTMDDYKKYKLYEGTHRQNVEASYRVLEWE, encoded by the coding sequence ATGAAAGCGTTGTTGGGAACTTTATTGCTGGCCGTCACGAGTTTGAGTGCGTATGATTACGCGCTCAAGCCGGTACGGGTCACATCGGACGTTCACTGTTTTTTCGGGAAACCCGAAATTATGGATAAAACCAACAACGGCAACATCGTCAACAGCTGTTACATCGATGCGGGGGAAGGGTATGTCGTCGTCGACACCGGCCCCTCCTACGCGTATGCCCGCTCGGCCTACAACGCGATGCAAAAAATCAAACCGCTTCCGGTCAAACTCGTGATCAATACGCATATCCACGACGACCACTGGCTGGGAAACAACTTCTTTACCGAACAGGGAGTTAGAGTTTTGGGTTCGGACGATTTCAAGGTAAATGCCGATATGAGCGAGCCTACCCGAATGCAAACCTATATCTCTCCCGAGGCATACGCTAAAACGAAACCGACCATGCCGACCGAGATGATCAACGCCGATACGACGCTGAAGGTCGGAAACCAAACGGTGGAGCTGAAAATCGCCAAACGCAAAGCCCATACGGCGAAAGACATGGTGGTCTTTTTGCCGAAATCCAAAGTGCTGATAGCGGCCGATCTGGTTTTTAACGACCGTCTCCCATCGGTGCGCGGCGGCGACATCAACGGCTGGCTCGAAGCGCTGGAGGATCTGGAGAAGTTGGGGGCCGTCCACGTGATCGGCGGGCACGGAAACCGAACCGACAAAGAGGCAGCGGCGATGACACGGGACTATTTTACGCAGATGCGTAACGAAATCCGCGCCGCGATCGGTGAGGGGCTGGGGATTGACGAGACGGTCAAAAAAGTGACCATGGACGACTACAAAAAATACAAACTCTACGAAGGGACGCACCGTCAGAACGTCGAAGCCTCCTATCGCGTACTGGAGTGGGAGTGA
- a CDS encoding OprD family outer membrane porin, whose product MKLVNLSIAAAAVCVLSTSAYALKSEDRDIKPSMQVEYTKVPGEVNSITEMFTEGEVYGRLRSNMFWWDWENENSAVQDNNMWGLGGSLIYKTGYFHGFGATAGFYGTVPMHNDNTLGSGTTNYGKAGKDTYHTRADGSEGAMGNFAEAYLEYKNGKTNVKVGRQGIDSIMLATNDTKMIPNTFEAAVIENKDIPDTTVRAGYIMEQKLRDHQTFHSIIAYQKYNENDDSGVHKGLTPANIRARGNGDVDPEMVLVTASNKSIPNLKLDFEYVDLNGFFNTAIAEANYQIKLNDTWKLTPGIRYLKQMDDGAGKIGGASLSGAVTAANAASRGYTTGDSVDGSIIMGRLVLNGGPLTMTAGYSEIANDADIIAPWRGFPTGGYTRLMAQVDWIANTKNWMLRADYDFGKAGLVPGFKAMVAYEDMNFDENKAFTSTFTDRNILMVDLWKTFKELPNTEFKFRMGIVNADNGYTSQTVQATTDYNSYNEYRFEVNYLF is encoded by the coding sequence ATGAAATTGGTTAATCTTAGTATCGCAGCCGCAGCGGTCTGCGTACTTTCTACGTCGGCGTATGCCCTTAAAAGCGAAGATCGTGATATCAAACCAAGTATGCAGGTGGAGTACACCAAGGTTCCTGGCGAGGTAAACTCAATCACCGAAATGTTCACCGAAGGCGAAGTATACGGACGTCTCCGTTCGAACATGTTTTGGTGGGATTGGGAAAACGAAAACTCTGCCGTCCAGGACAACAATATGTGGGGTCTGGGGGGCAGCCTCATTTATAAGACCGGCTATTTCCACGGTTTCGGCGCAACGGCAGGATTCTACGGTACGGTTCCGATGCACAACGATAATACTTTAGGTTCAGGGACGACTAACTACGGTAAAGCCGGTAAAGATACCTATCATACCCGTGCAGACGGCAGTGAAGGAGCAATGGGGAATTTTGCCGAAGCCTATTTGGAATACAAAAACGGCAAAACGAACGTGAAAGTAGGTCGTCAAGGAATTGATAGCATCATGTTGGCAACGAATGATACCAAAATGATCCCGAACACATTCGAAGCGGCTGTTATCGAAAATAAAGATATTCCGGATACAACAGTACGAGCGGGATACATTATGGAGCAAAAACTTCGTGACCACCAGACGTTCCATAGCATCATCGCATATCAAAAATACAACGAAAACGACGATTCGGGTGTCCATAAGGGTCTGACTCCTGCCAATATCCGTGCACGTGGAAACGGTGACGTCGATCCAGAGATGGTTCTTGTCACAGCATCGAACAAATCGATTCCGAATCTGAAGCTTGATTTTGAATATGTCGATCTGAACGGTTTCTTTAACACGGCGATCGCCGAAGCGAACTACCAGATCAAATTGAATGATACGTGGAAACTAACTCCGGGTATTCGTTACCTGAAACAGATGGATGACGGCGCCGGTAAAATCGGCGGTGCATCTTTAAGTGGTGCGGTAACTGCGGCGAATGCGGCTTCAAGAGGCTATACTACCGGGGACAGTGTTGACGGTAGCATCATCATGGGACGCCTCGTACTAAACGGCGGACCGCTTACAATGACAGCAGGTTATTCAGAGATTGCAAATGATGCGGATATCATCGCTCCATGGCGCGGATTCCCGACGGGGGGATACACTCGTTTGATGGCTCAGGTTGACTGGATCGCAAACACCAAAAACTGGATGCTTCGTGCTGATTACGACTTTGGAAAAGCTGGCCTGGTCCCGGGCTTTAAAGCGATGGTTGCATACGAAGATATGAATTTTGACGAGAACAAAGCATTTACGTCTACATTTACTGACCGCAATATCTTGATGGTCGATCTGTGGAAAACGTTTAAAGAACTTCCGAACACCGAATTCAAATTCCGTATGGGGATTGTAAACGCGGATAATGGCTATACCAGTCAAACCGTTCAGGCCACAACCGATTACAACTCGTATAACGAATACCGTTTCGAAGTTAACTACCTCTTCTAA
- the soxB gene encoding thiosulfohydrolase SoxB: MDLSRRDFFQIAAALGLGLPAAASAASSTKRADEVTLKDIYDFKARGNVTLLHICDMHAHIKPLYWREPSTLISAPNLTGTPGFLCGESFLNYYGMKGKTLDAYFDTYMNFDALAHKFGKMGGISHMKTLINHIKKERGADNVLLLDSGDTWQGTGVALKTQGEAIVDAQNYLGVDVMVGHWEFTYGKQRVKELIEKLNAKFISQNIIGDDSFADDFEELIFEPYTVMERGGAKIGIIGQSFPFTSTANPKEFTQGWSFGLRLDTLQQYVDKLRKEEKVDCVVVLSHDGFSVDQEVARQVKGIDFILSGHTHDPSPRPTVINGTVIVIAGSHGKYVGRLDIDIQNHKVKGYEYKLIPVASNLIPADPEGDALIAKWYKPYDREFGEILGVTKNTLYKRDTFHSTFDELINDAILSAMDSDISFTPGYRWGTTVLGGDPITMDNVYEMTGITYPNVYTFELGGKQIRTLLEDIADNVFNANPLYQQGGDMSRLGNVTYDIKIGAESGKRISNLMVGGKALDDGKTYKVSSWGGNLQNAGRNLRDQLTRPVYDVTAEYIRRQKTLNISGNSNVRIMDYNCGCPKKGSKGC, translated from the coding sequence ATGGATCTGTCACGAAGAGATTTTTTCCAGATTGCCGCGGCACTGGGGCTTGGGCTTCCGGCTGCGGCATCGGCGGCTTCTAGCACCAAACGTGCCGATGAGGTGACCCTCAAGGATATTTACGATTTCAAAGCGCGCGGGAACGTGACGCTGCTGCATATCTGCGATATGCACGCCCACATCAAACCGCTGTACTGGCGAGAGCCCTCAACGCTGATTTCGGCGCCGAACCTCACCGGGACCCCGGGCTTTTTGTGCGGGGAGTCGTTTCTGAATTATTACGGGATGAAGGGGAAAACCCTGGACGCCTATTTCGATACCTACATGAACTTCGACGCGCTTGCGCACAAGTTCGGGAAAATGGGGGGGATTTCGCACATGAAAACCCTCATCAACCACATCAAAAAAGAGCGCGGCGCGGACAACGTCCTCCTCCTTGATTCAGGGGATACCTGGCAGGGGACCGGCGTTGCGCTTAAAACGCAGGGCGAGGCGATCGTCGACGCGCAGAACTATCTGGGGGTCGACGTCATGGTCGGTCACTGGGAGTTTACGTACGGCAAACAGCGGGTCAAAGAACTGATCGAAAAGCTCAACGCCAAATTCATCTCCCAGAACATCATCGGGGACGATTCGTTTGCCGACGATTTCGAAGAACTGATTTTCGAACCCTACACGGTGATGGAACGCGGCGGTGCCAAGATCGGCATTATCGGGCAGTCGTTCCCGTTTACCTCGACGGCGAACCCCAAAGAGTTTACGCAGGGGTGGAGCTTCGGTCTGCGCCTCGATACGCTGCAGCAGTACGTCGACAAGCTCCGTAAAGAGGAAAAAGTCGACTGCGTCGTCGTCCTATCGCATGACGGCTTCAGCGTCGACCAGGAGGTTGCGCGCCAGGTCAAGGGGATCGATTTCATCCTCAGCGGCCATACGCACGATCCTTCGCCGCGTCCGACGGTCATTAACGGTACGGTGATCGTGATCGCGGGAAGCCACGGCAAATACGTCGGGCGCCTGGACATCGACATCCAGAACCACAAGGTCAAAGGGTACGAGTACAAACTCATCCCCGTCGCTTCGAACCTGATCCCCGCCGATCCCGAAGGGGATGCGCTGATCGCGAAATGGTACAAGCCTTACGACCGTGAGTTCGGCGAGATTCTGGGGGTGACCAAAAACACCCTCTACAAACGCGATACGTTCCATTCGACGTTCGACGAACTGATCAACGACGCCATCCTCTCCGCGATGGATTCGGACATTTCGTTCACCCCCGGATACCGCTGGGGGACGACCGTTTTGGGCGGCGATCCGATCACAATGGACAACGTCTATGAGATGACGGGGATCACCTATCCGAACGTTTATACGTTCGAGCTGGGGGGAAAACAGATCCGCACCCTTCTCGAAGACATCGCCGACAACGTGTTCAACGCCAACCCGCTCTATCAGCAAGGCGGCGACATGAGCCGTCTGGGCAACGTGACGTACGACATCAAAATCGGGGCCGAGAGCGGCAAACGGATCAGCAATCTCATGGTAGGGGGCAAGGCGCTTGACGATGGCAAGACCTATAAAGTCTCTTCCTGGGGGGGCAATCTGCAAAATGCGGGACGTAATCTGAGAGATCAGCTTACCCGTCCCGTGTACGATGTGACGGCAGAGTACATCCGCCGTCAGAAAACACTCAACATCAGCGGCAACAGCAACGTCCGTATTATGGATTATAACTGTGGGTGTCCGAAAAAAGGCTCGAAAGGGTGCTAA
- the soxA gene encoding sulfur oxidation c-type cytochrome SoxA, with protein sequence MRSVTLCALALSAVLCGALQAEEKLSMSDADKAMYAELLESNPAEMDVAEGEQLFSDLIGTASYAKMLGVKEKDLPKYLAGFPRYLDSAKKVVTIAQSIQMAAMAAGKPVPKLESKEMVKMSAYVKSLANGQKTSIDVKANKHMAEMHKLGQQVFEERRGGRGLSCNSCHSADIVGSRLRMQPLPDLGAKETAAAGTWPAYRMTQSQMVTLDKRMQQCMKNALLAEIPLGSREMVALEVYVTNKTKGNAISIPSVKR encoded by the coding sequence ATGCGTAGCGTAACTTTGTGTGCCCTGGCACTGTCGGCGGTACTGTGCGGCGCACTGCAGGCCGAAGAGAAACTGAGTATGAGCGACGCCGACAAGGCGATGTACGCCGAACTGCTCGAGAGCAACCCGGCGGAAATGGACGTGGCTGAGGGCGAGCAGCTTTTTTCCGACCTGATCGGAACGGCAAGCTACGCCAAAATGCTGGGAGTCAAGGAAAAAGACCTTCCCAAATACCTTGCGGGGTTCCCCCGTTATCTGGATTCGGCCAAAAAAGTCGTCACGATCGCCCAGTCGATCCAGATGGCGGCGATGGCCGCAGGCAAACCGGTTCCCAAACTGGAGAGCAAAGAGATGGTGAAAATGTCCGCGTACGTCAAATCTTTGGCAAACGGGCAAAAAACCTCCATCGACGTCAAAGCGAACAAACACATGGCCGAGATGCACAAGCTCGGGCAGCAGGTATTTGAAGAACGCCGCGGCGGCCGTGGCCTTTCGTGCAACAGCTGCCACAGTGCGGACATCGTCGGATCGCGTCTGCGGATGCAGCCGCTACCGGATCTCGGAGCCAAAGAGACCGCAGCCGCGGGAACGTGGCCGGCATACCGTATGACGCAGAGTCAGATGGTTACGCTCGACAAACGGATGCAGCAGTGTATGAAAAATGCCCTTCTCGCGGAAATTCCTCTGGGATCGCGTGAAATGGTCGCACTGGAGGTGTACGTCACCAACAAAACCAAAGGGAACGCGATCAGCATCCCGAGCGTGAAACGTTAA